GCAGTTGGGCAAAGGCAAGGGCAACAAGATTATTGGTATACCAGGGGAGCGGGTGGCCAGTCGCGAAGAGTACGTGACCGACATCGCGGTGATCCCCGAGGGCTCGACCCTGGTGCTCCAGGCCGGCAAACGCACGCTATCGTTGCGTCCCGACGACCTGGAACATTACAAGGGTGAGCGTGGCAGGCGCGGTAACAAACTGCCTCGAGGCTTCCAGCGTGTGGATGCTTTGTTGGTGGAAACGCCGGTTTAAGCCGGATTAGAGCCCTCGATCTACGATTTAACGGGTAGATCGACGCTTTGGCGCTGGAGTCATGGCGCATATTCACGGATGATATGCCCTTTCCAGCGCCGGCGTGGCCGAGCGTGTTTAGGTTATTTTTAGTATTACATTGTGGTTCGCCTTGTGGCAGCCACCTGGATGGGATGATGACTGCTCCACGCCTTCCTTTTATTTTCATGCTCGCTGGCCTTTTGGGGTTGGCGGGTTGCAGCACCCACCAACCGGTGTCGCTGTACCAGTTGGACAGCGGAAGTCCGGCGCAACCAGCACAAACCGCCGGCATGGCCGTGTTGCTGGGGCCGGTGGTCGTAGCCGACTATCTGCAACGCGAAACCCTGCTGCAACGTCAGAACGACGGCAGTCTGCAAGGTTCCACCGATGGTCGTTGGGCGGGCAGTTTGTCGTCCGACATCAACCAATTGATGTTGCGCCAGGTAGCGGGTCAGTTGGACAGCCAGCGTGTGGTCCTCTCGCCTGCGCCAACTGGCTTTACCCCGGACGTGCAGGTGTTGCTGACCATCACCCGGCTCGACTCCGGTACTTCGCAGCCGGCGATCCTTGATGCGCAGTGGCGCCTGATCGACCGCCGTGGCCAGGTGCGTGATAACCGCATCGTTCATCTGCAGGAAGAACACACGGGCACGACAGCTTCCCAGGTTCAGGCCCAGGGCGTGCTGTTGCAGCACTTGGCGCAGCAGTTGTCGGTGGCCCTCAAGCCATTGGCCAACCAACCGCCGATTGCTGAGGCACCACGCAAGCAAGCCCCGGCTCAGGCCAAACCGGCCGAGCCGCAGAAGCCCAAGATGCCGATGGCTACGCCGATCCGTACGGATATGGAAGTGTTCAGGTTCTGACCTGAATCGCGCACAAACAAAAGGCCCGCTTACTCAGCGGGCCTTTTTGTTTGTGCGCGATTTACTTGAAGCCTGTGCAGATCCCAAGTGTGGTAGGGGGCAAGCCCCACCCCACATTCTTCACGGCTTGGCGCGGGTCTCATGCATCCGCGCCAACTGCCGCTCCAGCATCGATGGGTACGGCTCCATCAGACGCTCCACACAGCTGGCGCCTTCAGGGCTGGCAATCGGGCGGATGCGCGCGCGTTGGCGGATCAGCGTGTCTTCACTGATCTTGCGCTCCACCAGCAACAGGTTGCGGCTGTGTTGGGACAAGGCCAGGGCGTCCTGGGCGATTTCCGTAAGCAGCAGGTCGATCTGGCTCATGCCAAACAGGTCGTCACCCACGGTTAAGCCAAGTTGCAGTTGCAGGGTGATGCCGCTGTCCGCCACTTCGATCTGCAGCTCATGGCCCAGCGCACGTAATAACTCGCCGCAGCAGATGGCGTTGGTCAGGTAATCCTCACCGCTGTCTTCACTGTGGAACAGCATCAGCGTGCTGCCGTCATTGAGGGTATGCAGCTCGCTCTGGTACAGCGAGGCGGCCTGGTCGAGGCAGTCGCGGTAGCGTTCCAATAACTCGGTCAGGCGCGCGCGGGGCAGGCGACGCAGTTGGTCCTGGGCGCCCAATTGCACGGCCAGTACGGCGCTGTACTGAGGCTCGGTGCTGCGCGCCGGCGCGGGCTTTGGCGTCACGGCAGCGCTGTCGTTTGACGTGTCGCGCAGATCGGCGAAGGGGTCTTCGTCGTCCAGTTCGTCTTCTTCGGCCTTGACCACATGGCGCGGCGCAGGCTTCGGGCGGGCGGCGGGTGCGCTTTCGTCAAAACCCGGATCGCGCAGGTCGCGTACTTCAAACTCGGGTTCGTCGTCGTAATCGCTGTCGTCGAACTCGGGTTCAGGTTCAACCTGGGGTGCCGGCTCCGGGGCGAAGCTGGCGTGCAGTTGGCGGGCGATGTCGCCGATTTCGTCCTGGCGATCAGTGGCCGGGGTGTGTTCGTCGATATCTCGCAGCCAGATGCGCAATTGCATCAGCGGTGTAGAGATATGCCGACCCAGGCGCAGGCTCAAGGCCAGAGCCAGGGCCAGCAGGATTGCGCTGAGGATGCCCATGCTTTGCAGGCTAATGGTCATCGGCTGCTGGAATTGCTGCATGTCCAGGCTGATGCGCAGTTGGCCGGCCTTTACATCCTGAAAGGTGATATTGCTCTGGTACAGGCCTTCGGCCTCGCCCAGCAGGCCGTTTTTCGGGCGCTGCCCGGCTTCGGCCATGATCCGGTTGTCCACGCTGTAGATGGCGGCGTGGGCCACCAGCGGGTTCTTGGTCAGGTTGTTGAGCAGCACGTTGAGGCTGAGGATGTCGTTGGACACCAACAGTTCAGTCGCCGATGTGGCGGTCTGAGTGGTCAAGCTCTCGCCCAGGGCGTCGGCTTGCTCGTGCATGGCCTGTTTGAACTGCAAACCCATCACGCAGGCATAAATCACCAGGGCCAGGGCGACCAGGATCACGTTATGGCTGGCGATGCGTAATGCGATCGGTACACGGCGGTGGCGCAGTGCCCGGAAGATCAGCAGGAAGAAGTTATCGGTTTTTACTGGCGTGGGCCGGTTCACTTGCGCTCGGCTCTCGGTCCGTGAAGTTGACGCGCAGTATAGCGACAGGCCCAAGACCGGCAAAGCGCTGGCTGTGCCCGATGGTCACTGAAAGTGGGTAGAATGCGGTTTTTTTCCAGCCTGGGGGTGCGCCTTGCGCGAAATTGTCCTGATAAACATCACGGGTGTTGACCGTCCGGGTCTCACCGCTGCCATTACCGGTGTGCTGGCCCAGGGTGGTGTGAACATTCTCGACATCGGCCAGGCTGTGATTCACGACACCCTGTCGTTCGGCATCCTGGTGGAAATTCCCAGCACCGAGCAGGCCTCGTCCGTGCTCAAGGACATCCTGTTCACAGCGTACAAGCTGGATCAACAGGTGCGTTTCACCCCGGTGTCCGAGGAGGACTACCAGCATTGGGTGGCCGGCCAAGGCAAGAAACGCCACATCGTCACGCTGTTGACTCGCAAGGTCACGGCTGAACAGTTGCAACGTGTCAGTTCGATCACCGCGCAATACGGTTTGAATATCGACCACATCGACCGTCTGTCGGGCCGTATGCCGCTGGACACACCCGCTCATCAGGGCAAGGGTTGCATCGAGTTCTCCGTGCGCGGTGAGCCGGCCGACCCGCAAGCCTTGCGCGCCGAGTTCCTCAGCGTGGCCCAGGCGTTGAATGTCGATATCGCCTTCCAGGAAGACTCGCTGTTCCGCCGCAACCGTCGCCTGGCGGTGTTCGACATGGATTCCACACTGATCGAAGCCGAAGTCATCGACGAATTGGCCAAGGCCGCCGGTGTGGGTGAACAGGTGTCCGCGATCACCGAGCGCGCCATGGCCGGTGAACTGGATTTCCGCGCCAGCTTCAAGGAGCGCCTGGCGCTGCTCAAGGGCCTGGATGTGAGCGTGCTGGACTCCATCGGCGCGTCGCTGCGCCTGACGGAAGGCGCCGAAACGCTGTTCGCCGAACTCAAGCGCCTGGGCTACAAGACTGCGATCCTGTCCGGTGGCTTTACCTACTTCGCCAAACAATTGCAGGCCAAGTTGGGCATCGACTACGTCTTCGCCAATGAGCTGGAAGTGGTCGATGGCAAAGTGACCGGTGTGGCGGTGGAGCCGATTGTCGACGCCCAGCGCAAAGCGGATCTGTTGAAGGAATTGGCCCATAAGGAAGGCTTGCGCCTGGAGCAGACCATTGCGGTCGGCGACGGCGCGAATGACTTGCCGATGCTGGCGATTGCCGGGTTGGGCGTGGCGTTTCGCGCCAAGCCGTTGGTGAAGCAATCGGCGAAGCAGGCGATTTCGACCTTGGGGCTGGACGGTGTGCTGTACCTGCTGGGCTTTCGCGACCGCGACGGGCAGCTGTAACTGAAAATGTAGGAAGGGGCTTGCTCCCGATGGCCGTGGATCAGTCACCCGATGAGTTGACTCAAACACAGCTATCGGGAGCAAGCCCCCTCCCACAATTGACCTGGATTGGCGTCAGGTCAGGCGTTGGGCAGTGCGATACCCTGGCCCATCTGCACCGGCGAACCGGCCACCAATTCTTCCGCCCATTTCACCTGATCCGGCCCGAACAGCACGATGGCGGTCGAGCCCAGCTTGAAGCGGCCCAACTCGGCACCTTTCTCCAGATAAATCGGCGCACGCGCGGCTTCGTCGTAGCGGAAGGTTTTCAGCTCGCGCTTGGGCGGCGTGACGAGGCCAGCCCACACGGTTTCAATCGATGCCACGATCATCGCGCCGACCAATACCACCGCCATCGGGCCGCGCTCGGTGTCGAACAGGCACACAACACGCTCATTGCGCGCAAACAGTTCCGGTACGTTTTCGGCGGTGGTCTGGTTGACCGAGAAGATCCGGCCCGGCACGTAGACCATCTCGCGCAGGGTGCCGGCCAGCGGCATGTGAACTCGGTGGTAGTCCTTCGGTGACAGGTAGATGGTGGCAAAGTCGCCGCCCATGAACGGCGCCGCTACAGCGGCGTCGCCGCCCAGCAATTCCAGCACGCTGAAGCTGTGGCCCTTGGCCTGGAACACACGACCATGTTCGATCGGGCCAAGCTGGCTGACCGCGCCATCGGCGGGGCTGAGTACGGCGCCAGGGGCCTGGTCCAGCGGGCGCGCGCCGTCTTTGAGGGCGCGAGTGAAGAACGCGTTGAAGTGCTCGTAGGCGGTTACGTCTTCAACCAGTGCCTGGGACATGTCCACTTGATAGCGTTTGGCGAACCAGGTGGTGAAGGCGTTCTTGAACCAGCGCACGCGGCACTCGGCAATGCAGCCGGCCAGGCGCGACAGCAGATGGTGCGGCAGCAAGTACTGGCTGAGGATAAACAACTGCTTTTTCATAACTGTCCTTAAACCTTAATCTCAACGGGGGTGTCGGGGTGGTTGCCCCATTCGCCCCAGGAACCGGCATAACCTTTGACTCGCGGATAACCGAGCGCCTTGGCCACCAGGTAGGTGAAGCCAGAGCGGTGGTGAGTCTGGCAATGGGTGATGATTTCTTTGTCGGGGGTCAGCCCAAGCTCTTCAAGGACCTGCGGCATGTCGCGGCGGATGCGCAGGCTGCGCGCCTTATCCATGCCGGCGGTCCATTCGAAGTTCACGGCGCCGGGGATGTGCCCGCCTTTGGCCGCGAGCACCTTCTCGCCGGAATATTCCAGCGGGCCGCGTGCGTCCCAGATGCCCAGGTCGGCGGCGCCGAGGCGGCTTTGCAGGTATTCGCGGGTGGCGGTGGGGCCATCGTGCAGCGTGAGGCTGACCGGGCCGCCGCGCGCTGGCGGCACGTCGGTCGACACGGTGTACTCAGCGGCCAGCCAGGCCAGCAGGCCGCCGTCGAGGTAGTGGTATTTCGGGTGACCGATCACGTCGAGCATCCAGATGAAGCGTCCGGCCCAGCCGCCGCCTTCGTCGTCATAGACCACGTAGGTGGCATCCGGGGTGTGGCCCAGTTCACCGAAGAGTTTTTCCAGGTCGGCTTTGTGGGGCAGCAGGCCGGGTGCCGGCGGCTGGCCCAACTGGGTGCGCTTGGGGTCAACGAAATGCGCCCCCGGGATATGCCCTTCGGCGTAGCGGGCGGCACTGGTGAGGTCCACCAGAATCAGGTGTTCGGCATCAAGGCGACCGATCAGGTCGCTGGGTTCGATCACCAGCGGCAAGCCAGAGAAGTCAGGCATGTGAGGTCTCCTGGGCACAAATGTTGGCGATAAAGGAGGGCGATTGTAGCGCAAGCATCAGACGCTGCGGTTGGTAAAGCTGTGCAGGGCTTTCTCGATGCACTGCGCGGTTTTGCCGAAGGCTTGCACGGTGGTTTCCGAGAACGGCCCACCGCCCTGGTCGGCGATCATCACCATCACCACGCGACCGTTGCAGCTCATGGAACGCAACAACAGGTGCTCACCGTTGAACAGGCGACGCAGGATCGGCGGCAGCAAGGCCGAGAACTGCGCATGATTGTCCGGTGTGAGGCGCACTTGGGCGGATTTTTCCAGCAGGCGCTGCAGCAGTGTGCTGTTGACCACGTCCAGGCTCAGGTTGGCGGCGTCTTTAGGTAGGCCGTCGGCTTGGTGTACGCGCAGCGTGCTCAAGGCGCGATCGGCCATGAACAACAACACTCGCTGCATGCCACTGGCCACCAGGGCTTCTTTGGCGCACGTGGTCAAATGCATGGCGTTGGCAAAACGGCTCGGCTCCACCAGCAGTTCGGTGCAGCGGTTGCGCCATACCGCCAAGGCTTCGGCGGTGGGCGGCGGCGCGGGCAGCAGGCCGCGATGGATCTTCTGTACATGCCACGGCCAGATCAGCGAAAGCGCCGGGTGCCAGAGGTCGGGCATCAGCGTGGTGCGAGCGCTGGTGACGGCTTGTTGATGCGAGTGTTGCTGCACCTCAGCCAGCGGTTGTTGCAGATACAGAGCTGTAAGGTACTGCCAGCGCTGTGTGTGCGGGCAGGTCCAGGATTCTTGCGCGGACATCGCCAAACCGTTGGCCAGCAGCACGGTATTGGCCGGCTGGTTCAGCCAGCGGCGCAGGTTGGGCTCGGCGTCGAGCAACTGCTGATGGCGCAACGGGTCATCTTCACGGGCGATATGCAGCGCCTTGACCAGCAACCGTTGCTCGTTCTTCAGCAGGTTATAACCCTGGGACACCCAGATCGGCAGGTGCCAGGTTTCGGTCAGTGCCAGGCACAGGTCCAGCAGGCGTACGCCGAACAATTGCTGCTCGACCTTGCGTGCCGACTCGCCCTTGTGAATCACGCGCAGCTCCCACTCTTCGAGAAGCTTGGGGTGGGCAACGGCCATCGGCCACAGCGGCGACAGAAACAGCAGGCTGCCCCAGTGAATGTCTTGCCACAACCGTGCCAGGCGGCTGCCGAACAAACCGTTGGCTTGTTGCGATGCATGCTGGCTCACCAGCAACAATTGACGCAATGCAATGGGGATCTCTTGGGCCGGCACCGAGGGCAGGCGCGCCAGCAGTTCTTCGGCGCGCTTGAGGCCCAGGCGGTTGAGCGCCACTTCGAGATTTTCCGCCGGCTCCGTCAGGCTGCCATGGGTATGGCTGTTTGCCTCGCGCATCACGCTGAGTACAAGGGCTGGGCTGTTTTGCATCAGTTCGGCAATATCTCGCAACGAACTGCGGCTGTCGCGGATCGCCTTGCACACCCGGTCGTGGCTGGCCTGGGGAACAGGCAGCGGCACTTCGTCCAGGCACTTGATCCAAGCGGCGAGAGAGAGAGGTCTTACAGATGGGACTGTCGTTTTATTAGCCATGATTGGGGCGCGATCATCACATGCGGTCAACACGCCCGGAGCGGGCCGAACTGGCTTTTCGCCTTAACGGGCTATAGTCTGGCGCAGTTTTGCCGATAAGTAGAACAAGAGTTTTTCAGTTCCCCCAAATATGTCCATGAACCCGACGGCGCAAGTACTC
This region of Pseudomonas asgharzadehiana genomic DNA includes:
- a CDS encoding PqiC family protein is translated as MTAPRLPFIFMLAGLLGLAGCSTHQPVSLYQLDSGSPAQPAQTAGMAVLLGPVVVADYLQRETLLQRQNDGSLQGSTDGRWAGSLSSDINQLMLRQVAGQLDSQRVVLSPAPTGFTPDVQVLLTITRLDSGTSQPAILDAQWRLIDRRGQVRDNRIVHLQEEHTGTTASQVQAQGVLLQHLAQQLSVALKPLANQPPIAEAPRKQAPAQAKPAEPQKPKMPMATPIRTDMEVFRF
- a CDS encoding AhpA/YtjB family protein; the protein is MNRPTPVKTDNFFLLIFRALRHRRVPIALRIASHNVILVALALVIYACVMGLQFKQAMHEQADALGESLTTQTATSATELLVSNDILSLNVLLNNLTKNPLVAHAAIYSVDNRIMAEAGQRPKNGLLGEAEGLYQSNITFQDVKAGQLRISLDMQQFQQPMTISLQSMGILSAILLALALALSLRLGRHISTPLMQLRIWLRDIDEHTPATDRQDEIGDIARQLHASFAPEPAPQVEPEPEFDDSDYDDEPEFEVRDLRDPGFDESAPAARPKPAPRHVVKAEEDELDDEDPFADLRDTSNDSAAVTPKPAPARSTEPQYSAVLAVQLGAQDQLRRLPRARLTELLERYRDCLDQAASLYQSELHTLNDGSTLMLFHSEDSGEDYLTNAICCGELLRALGHELQIEVADSGITLQLQLGLTVGDDLFGMSQIDLLLTEIAQDALALSQHSRNLLLVERKISEDTLIRQRARIRPIASPEGASCVERLMEPYPSMLERQLARMHETRAKP
- the serB gene encoding phosphoserine phosphatase SerB — translated: MREIVLINITGVDRPGLTAAITGVLAQGGVNILDIGQAVIHDTLSFGILVEIPSTEQASSVLKDILFTAYKLDQQVRFTPVSEEDYQHWVAGQGKKRHIVTLLTRKVTAEQLQRVSSITAQYGLNIDHIDRLSGRMPLDTPAHQGKGCIEFSVRGEPADPQALRAEFLSVAQALNVDIAFQEDSLFRRNRRLAVFDMDSTLIEAEVIDELAKAAGVGEQVSAITERAMAGELDFRASFKERLALLKGLDVSVLDSIGASLRLTEGAETLFAELKRLGYKTAILSGGFTYFAKQLQAKLGIDYVFANELEVVDGKVTGVAVEPIVDAQRKADLLKELAHKEGLRLEQTIAVGDGANDLPMLAIAGLGVAFRAKPLVKQSAKQAISTLGLDGVLYLLGFRDRDGQL
- the asd gene encoding archaetidylserine decarboxylase (Phosphatidylserine decarboxylase is synthesized as a single chain precursor. Generation of the pyruvoyl active site from a Ser is coupled to cleavage of a Gly-Ser bond between the larger (beta) and smaller (alpha chains). It is an integral membrane protein.): MKKQLFILSQYLLPHHLLSRLAGCIAECRVRWFKNAFTTWFAKRYQVDMSQALVEDVTAYEHFNAFFTRALKDGARPLDQAPGAVLSPADGAVSQLGPIEHGRVFQAKGHSFSVLELLGGDAAVAAPFMGGDFATIYLSPKDYHRVHMPLAGTLREMVYVPGRIFSVNQTTAENVPELFARNERVVCLFDTERGPMAVVLVGAMIVASIETVWAGLVTPPKRELKTFRYDEAARAPIYLEKGAELGRFKLGSTAIVLFGPDQVKWAEELVAGSPVQMGQGIALPNA
- a CDS encoding rhodanese-like domain-containing protein, with the protein product MPDFSGLPLVIEPSDLIGRLDAEHLILVDLTSAARYAEGHIPGAHFVDPKRTQLGQPPAPGLLPHKADLEKLFGELGHTPDATYVVYDDEGGGWAGRFIWMLDVIGHPKYHYLDGGLLAWLAAEYTVSTDVPPARGGPVSLTLHDGPTATREYLQSRLGAADLGIWDARGPLEYSGEKVLAAKGGHIPGAVNFEWTAGMDKARSLRIRRDMPQVLEELGLTPDKEIITHCQTHHRSGFTYLVAKALGYPRVKGYAGSWGEWGNHPDTPVEIKV
- a CDS encoding HDOD domain-containing protein: MANKTTVPSVRPLSLAAWIKCLDEVPLPVPQASHDRVCKAIRDSRSSLRDIAELMQNSPALVLSVMREANSHTHGSLTEPAENLEVALNRLGLKRAEELLARLPSVPAQEIPIALRQLLLVSQHASQQANGLFGSRLARLWQDIHWGSLLFLSPLWPMAVAHPKLLEEWELRVIHKGESARKVEQQLFGVRLLDLCLALTETWHLPIWVSQGYNLLKNEQRLLVKALHIAREDDPLRHQQLLDAEPNLRRWLNQPANTVLLANGLAMSAQESWTCPHTQRWQYLTALYLQQPLAEVQQHSHQQAVTSARTTLMPDLWHPALSLIWPWHVQKIHRGLLPAPPPTAEALAVWRNRCTELLVEPSRFANAMHLTTCAKEALVASGMQRVLLFMADRALSTLRVHQADGLPKDAANLSLDVVNSTLLQRLLEKSAQVRLTPDNHAQFSALLPPILRRLFNGEHLLLRSMSCNGRVVMVMIADQGGGPFSETTVQAFGKTAQCIEKALHSFTNRSV